CCTGCAGGAGAAAGAGGAGTCACGTATGCGAGCGTTAATGTTGACACTTACCGCCACTTCGGGCGTCTGGGGCTCGGGACTGTTTTTGGGGCAAAAAAACTTAAGGCTCTTCTTATTTCCGGAAATAAAGAACTAAAAAGCCCTGATCACAAAGCCTACAGAAAAGCATGCAGCATGCTTTATGATACGATAGTGAAAACGGGGTTGACTGAGAAATACCACAACCTCGGGACAAGCGAAAACATCCTTGTCCTGAACGAACTCAAAGGTCTTCCAACCCGGAACCTGCAGGAAACCTCTATCGAAGGCGTGGAAAATATCTCCGGAGAAAACTTTGCAGAAAAATATCTGATCCGCAGGGTATCATGCGCAGGCTGCCCTATAGGCTGCGTACATATTGCCATGCTCAAACGGCCTTTCTCAAAAGCCCATGAATATGAGACCCTTAACGTATCTTATGACTTTGAACTTATCTACGCGCTTGGCTCAAATCTTGGAGTTACGGATCCTGAAGCAGTGCTGGAACTTATTGATGCCTGTGAAAAAGCCGGTGTTGATATTATCAGCATGGGAGTGGTGCTTGCATGGGCTACTGAGATGCTTTTGCGGGGGAAAATTTCCACTGATGATACGCTCGGGCTCAAACTGTCCTGGGGAGACAAAGCATCTTATTTGCGCGCAATAGAACTGGTGGTTCAGGCTCCCAATGAATTTTATTCCGCTCTTGGAAAAGGTGTGGAATATGCTTCAAAAATCTATGGGGGGGAAGAATTTGCTATCCGGATAGGAGGGCTTGAGATTCCAGGCTACCATACAGGGCTTGGGAATACACTCGGGCTTACTGTAGGTTCTCGCCATTCCCATCTTGACAATGCAGGCTATTCAGCTGACCAGAAAGCATTCAATCATCCAACTACGGATGAGAAGATAGTTGATTACATAATTAACGAAGAAGACCGCCGCAATGCCCTTAACTCCATGGTTTCCTGCCTCTTTGCACGGAATGTCTATACATATGAAAATATGGTTCTGGCTCTCAAATGCATTGGAATAGACAGGACAGAAGCAGAGCTGGAAGATCTGGGAAAGGACATCTTCAGAAAAAAATACGAGCTTAAGAAAAAATTCGGGTTCAGTTTTGAAGACATCGCCCTCCCTAAAAGGTTTTTTGAAACTGCCACCACCACAGGAAAGCTCGAAGAAGACAGGGTCAGGAAAGCGATAGAAATGTATAAGGAAAAGAGAGGGATTTTATAATCTTCGAAGCTGTCAGGGGCCGGGAGGCCTTAAAGATAAAGGAGATCTCTTCAATCGCCCCCGAGCTAAAGATTCAGGGGTTTTACGTTTCTTCCTATAGAATTTTACTTTAATGGTCCAATATATTTTAATGGTCCAATATATTTTAATGGTTAAATATA
This window of the Methanosarcina mazei S-6 genome carries:
- a CDS encoding aldehyde ferredoxin oxidoreductase family protein, coding for MTTERYAISGLTNVLYIDLSSQSYHIEERRDLYEKYLGGIGVATNLMLEEYKEGIGPLDPEMPVILSTGPLSGVYPTCTKTVALFRSPLNGELGESYAGGHLAMSMRYSGYETIVIKGASRYPVYVAVHDDRVTFRDASSIWHLSSAIDVGKILREVEPGAGRRSIIRIGPAGERGVTYASVNVDTYRHFGRLGLGTVFGAKKLKALLISGNKELKSPDHKAYRKACSMLYDTIVKTGLTEKYHNLGTSENILVLNELKGLPTRNLQETSIEGVENISGENFAEKYLIRRVSCAGCPIGCVHIAMLKRPFSKAHEYETLNVSYDFELIYALGSNLGVTDPEAVLELIDACEKAGVDIISMGVVLAWATEMLLRGKISTDDTLGLKLSWGDKASYLRAIELVVQAPNEFYSALGKGVEYASKIYGGEEFAIRIGGLEIPGYHTGLGNTLGLTVGSRHSHLDNAGYSADQKAFNHPTTDEKIVDYIINEEDRRNALNSMVSCLFARNVYTYENMVLALKCIGIDRTEAELEDLGKDIFRKKYELKKKFGFSFEDIALPKRFFETATTTGKLEEDRVRKAIEMYKEKRGIL